A region from the Hippopotamus amphibius kiboko isolate mHipAmp2 chromosome 15, mHipAmp2.hap2, whole genome shotgun sequence genome encodes:
- the LOC130837384 gene encoding N-alpha-acetyltransferase 50-like, translating to MKGSRIELGDVTPHNIKQLKRLNQVIFPVSYDDTFYKDVLEVGKLAKLACFNDIAVGAVCCRVDHSHNQKRLYIMILGCLAPYRRLGIGTKMLKHVLNICEKDGPFDNIYLHVQISSESAIDFYRKSGFEIIETKKN from the coding sequence ATGAAAGGTAGCCGGATCGAGCTGGGAGATGTGACACCACACAATATTAAACAGTTGAAGAGATTAAACCAGGTCATCTTTCCAGTCAGCTACGATGACACGTTTTACAAGGATGTGCTGGAGGTTGGCAAGCTAGCAAAACTTGCCTGTTTCAATGATATTGCAGTAGGTGCTGTATGCTGTAGGGTGGATCACTCACATAATCAGAAGAGACTTTACATCATGATACTAGGATGTCTGGCACCATACCGAAGGCTAGGAATAGGAACTAAAATGTTAAAGCATGTCTTAAACATCTGTGAAAAAGATGGCCCTTTTGACAACATCTATCTGCATGTCCAGATCAGCAGTGAGTCTGCAATTGACTTCTACAGAAAGTCTGGCTTTGAGATTATTGAGACAAAGAAGAACTAG